CGTGCAGGTGCAATCCCTCGAACATCAGGATCGGGAAGAACCACCAACCCTGATGCGCCCGGAGGAAGGCCAGCACCCGGGAGCGAGGCACCGTCTCGGTCGGATAGAAGTGCAACACCGACGGATCGATGTCGGGATCCTTGCCGATCTGATTGGGCGCCAGGTGATGTCGCGTGTGCTTGCGCGCCCACCAGGTCGAACTCATCCCGCAGAACAGGCCGGCCACCACGCGGGCCAGGGTTTCGTTGCGTGGACCGGACCGCAGGATCTGCCGATGTGCGGCGTCGTGTCCGAGAAAGCCGAACTGGGCTAGCACCACGCCGAAGACAGCGGCGATGACGAGCTGCAGCCAGGATTCGCCGAGCAGGAAGAAGGCGCACCACACCCCGGCGAAGGCCGCCAGCAGCAGGCCGCCCTTGATCGCGTAGGCGGCGTACCGGCGCTCCATCAGGCCCTGGGCCTGCACCCGGCCCAGCAACTCGGCGTAGTCGGTGAGTACTCGTCGGGGTCGACGGGCGGCCGCCGAGACGGCGCGCTGCTCACGGGGAATGGATAAAGAGGTCATGTGGAGTCCAGACGGTCGCGGACCGAGAAGCGCAACTGGGCGGCGAGAGATTTCTCGCGGTGACGCGGCGGGGGCGGCGACACCGACCCCAAGGCCGGCTGTGGACATCAGCATCCCCAGGGTACCCCGACCGGATGGCGACCAACCGGGAGAAAGAACACCGGGCCGCGCTGCTCCGGCGGTATTTTCGGTCCCATGGCCTGCCGGATCAGTGAGCTCGTCCTGGAATGCCGCGACCCCGAACTGCTGGCCCGGTTCTGGTGTGAGGTCCTGGACTTCGTGGTGCTTGACCGCCCGGGCGACGGGTCGGTGGAGATCGGGCCGCGGGAGGGCTTCGGCGGCCCGCAGCCGACGATCATCCTGAGCCCGACCGACGATCCGCCGCGGGCGAAGTCCCGGCTGCATCTGGATGTGAACGCAACCGACCGCGATCAGGACGCGGAGCTGGCGCGGTTGTTGGCGCTGGGAGCTCGTCCGGCGGACGTGGGCCAGACCGGTCAGGAGTCCTGGCACGTCCTGGCCGATCCCGAGGGCAACGAGTTCTGCCTGCTGCGGACCCGCCTGAATCCGCTGTGACCGGGGCGCCGCTGCCGCAGCAGGTCGCGTTGCCCGGCCTGCCGAGCGCCATCAGCATCTGCGAGGTCGGCCCCCGGGACGGCTTGCAGAACGAGAAGTCGATTATGCCGGTGGATGTCAAACTGGAGTTCATCCGCCGGTTGGTGGCCGCCGGGCATCGGCTGATCGAGGTGACCAGCCTGGTGCACCCGCGCTGGGTGCCGCAACTGGCCGACGCCGAGCAGCTGATCGGCGCCCTCGAGCGGCAGCCGGGGGTGCGGTACCCGGTACTGGTGCCCAATCTGCGGGGTTACCGCCGCGCGGCCGAGCTGGGACTGACCGACATCGCCATTTTCGGCAGCGCGACCGAGACCTTCGCCCGGCGCAACCTCAACCGCGGCGTCGAGGAGTCGCTCGCCATGTTCGAACCGGTCGTGGCCGCCGCCCGGGCGGACGGCGGCCGGGTGCGGGCGTACCTGTCGATGTGCTTCGGCGACCCCTGGGAAGGGCCGGTGCCGCTGGATCAGGTGGTGGGGGTGGCCGTACGCATGATGGACATGGGCTGTGACGAGCTGTCCCTGGGCGACACCATCGGCGTGGCCACGCCCGGGCACGTCGCGGCCCTGATCGGCTGGCTGGCCGCGGCCGGAGTGGGGGCGGACCGGCTCGCGGTGCACTTCCATGACACCTACGGGCAGGCCCTGGCCAACACCCTGACGGCGCTGGGCCAGGGGATCACCGTCGTCGATGCATCGGCCGGCGGGCTCGGGGGCTGTCCCTACGCGCGCAGTGCCACCGGCAACCTGGCCACCGAGGATCTGCTCTGGCAGCTGGCCGGGCTCGGCATCGACACCGGGGTCGACCTGACCGCCGTCGTCGAGACGAGTCGCTGGATGGCGCAGCAGCTCGGGCGGCCCAGCCCGTCCCGGGTGGTGCGGGCCCTGACCGGGGACGCCGCCGGGTGATCCGGCCGGCCGCGAGGTCGAGTCCAGCCGTCAACCGGACAGGTCGAGCCGCATGATGGCGCGATCG
This genomic window from Nakamurella multipartita DSM 44233 contains:
- a CDS encoding fatty acid desaturase family protein — its product is MTSLSIPREQRAVSAAARRPRRVLTDYAELLGRVQAQGLMERRYAAYAIKGGLLLAAFAGVWCAFFLLGESWLQLVIAAVFGVVLAQFGFLGHDAAHRQILRSGPRNETLARVVAGLFCGMSSTWWARKHTRHHLAPNQIGKDPDIDPSVLHFYPTETVPRSRVLAFLRAHQGWWFFPILMFEGLHLHVQGFRTVLGRSPITHRWTELGFMAARMGGYVAVLLIFLPVGMAAAFLGVQLAVLGVYLGCTFAPSHKGMPILPPEAKIDFLRRQVLMSRNITGSHLTTFAMGGLNYQIEHHLFPSMPGPNLRHARTTIREFCQQRGVTYTETSLLTSYGIVIRYLNRVGLRGELDSFQCPIIAAHRPI
- a CDS encoding VOC family protein, with the translated sequence MACRISELVLECRDPELLARFWCEVLDFVVLDRPGDGSVEIGPREGFGGPQPTIILSPTDDPPRAKSRLHLDVNATDRDQDAELARLLALGARPADVGQTGQESWHVLADPEGNEFCLLRTRLNPL
- a CDS encoding hydroxymethylglutaryl-CoA lyase, which encodes MTGAPLPQQVALPGLPSAISICEVGPRDGLQNEKSIMPVDVKLEFIRRLVAAGHRLIEVTSLVHPRWVPQLADAEQLIGALERQPGVRYPVLVPNLRGYRRAAELGLTDIAIFGSATETFARRNLNRGVEESLAMFEPVVAAARADGGRVRAYLSMCFGDPWEGPVPLDQVVGVAVRMMDMGCDELSLGDTIGVATPGHVAALIGWLAAAGVGADRLAVHFHDTYGQALANTLTALGQGITVVDASAGGLGGCPYARSATGNLATEDLLWQLAGLGIDTGVDLTAVVETSRWMAQQLGRPSPSRVVRALTGDAAG